The genomic segment CCCGCACAGTCTCTTCCTGTTTTACGCCTACTTGGTGGGGATTCCGGGCGCCCTTGTTTTTTATTACATCCTGTTGTTCGCCCTGCGAAAGAGCATCCTCGCGGCGAAAGCCTATGCGTCCAGGCGAACCGACTTGGCCTATACGGTGGTGCTCCTTTCGGCGGTGATGGTGATCTTCCTGGTCGACGAGATAAAGATTTCCTTTATGCGTTATGAAAATACCCAGCAGTTCACGTGGACCATGCTGGCGCTGCTCATCGGATCAAGCCGCATCGCGCTGCTGACCGCCGAGTGGGAAAAGAAGAGAAAGGAGCGGAATGACGCGGCTCTCGGCTGATCGCCGGATCCCGCCGCTTGCGGCGGGGCTGCTCGCGCTCGCCGGTTTCGCCGTCTCCTTGGGGGCGGGGGGGCCGGAGCGACTCCGGTTCACCGCCACGGCGGGGGGGCTCTTCTTCTCCGCCGGATACGCGGCGCTCCGGATGCTTCGGCGCGGATCCCGCGAGGAAGGGGAGGGGACGCTCGCCCTCGCCTTCCCCGTCTCCTGCGTGATCCTCTTCCTCCCCCTCTTCGCGGGACAGCTTTTCGGCGTGGGGACGAAGATCCTCGACCTGGCGGCGCGGCCGATCCTTCTGGGGTCCGGCCTCATCCTCGTCGCCGAGGGGGCGCGGGCCCGGGTGCGGAGCCGGTTTCCCCTGTGGGTGGCGGCGGCCGTCGTCGCCGTCGGAGCGCTCGCACTCTTCCACGGGAGTCTGATCACCGCGGCCAGCGACGCGCCAGATCACATCGCCGTCATCCGGGAGATTCAGGCGACGGGGGATTGCTTTCCTCTCGGCGCCTATTACGGGGAGCCGACGGACCAACTCCTGGACGCGAGGAAGGGCTTCCACTACCCGGCCGCGGCGGTCGCCGGTTCGCTGGCGCGCGTCGACGCGCCGGGCGTCTTCGACGCGCTCCCCGGCGTCGCGGCGGCGCTCTTCGCGATCGCCTTCTGGGCGCTCGCGCGGGAGGTTCTCGGCGGGGGAGCCGCCCCGGCGCTCGCCCTCGCCTTCGCGCTCCTCTCCTTCGATGGGGGGGTGTTCGGCGTCTGGTTCGGCCGCTCCCCCTCCGCCTTCGGTTTCGCCGCGCCGGTGGTGTGGAGCGGCCTCGCCTTCCTTCTGCGCGCCGCCCGGGGTCTCCGCCCGGCTCGCGCGGCGCTCCTTCTCCACGGTTTCACGCTGATGGGGATTCACGTCTTCAGCGCGGTGACCGTCCTCTTCCTCGGCGGCCTTTTCCTCGTCGCGCTCCCCTGGATGCGCCGGGAGGAAAGGGAGTTCTCCGCGCGGCGGACCGTGTTCGGCTTGGGCCTGCTCGCCGCCGGAGCGGCGCCCATCGGCCTCTGGCGCTTCCTCACCGGTTATCCCGCGCTCGACCCGATCCACAGTCATCTTCAGGCGGTGGTCTGGGTCGGCCGCGGACTCTATTTCAGCAATCCGCTCCGCGCCTTCAGTCGGATCAGCCTCTTCGGTTTCGCGGCGGTTCCTCTTTCGCTTCTCCTCCTCCGCGAGGCGCGCCGGTCCGTCGGCCTTCTCTTCGCCGTCGCCATCACCCTCTTACCGATTCTGGTCACCTCGAACCCGATCCTGGTGCCGCTTCTCACCCCTTTCATCGGCTACCTTGTGGGACGGATCGTCTGGTTCGGCGGATACGATCTGGTCCTCGGCTATCTGTTCGCCCGTTGGGCGCGGACCGCGGTCCGTCCCGCCTCGTGGGGCCGGCGAACCGCGTCGGGAGCGGCGCTCCTCTTCCTCGCGCTCCTTTTCGCCGGCAGCCTGCGGAGCGCCGACGCAAGCGGGCTTCAGCAGAGACTCCGCTTCCGGCCGGTTCACAACGAGGAGAGGGAGGAGGGACCGGAGCTGTGGTCGGACCTCTTCGCCTGGATGACGGCGAATCTCCCGCCCCGGGCCGTGATCGCCACAGACCCCCTCACCGGTTACCTGATCCCCGCCTACACGCCGCAGAAGGCGCTCGCGGTCAAGGCGCAGCATTCCTCGCCCGGCGACCCGACCGCGCCGGAGAGGCTCCGCGACGCGATCCGCGTCACGAGCCCCTACTTCGGCGGCGAGGAAACCTTGCGAGCGCTGGATCGTTGGAACGCCGACTATGTATTACTGAACTTCCGCTTTCCGGGTCTTCGGACCACCTATCTGGGATCGGTGGATCCCGTGTTCTACGAGCCGGCGCTCCGCAAGTTCCGGAGCGAGCCGGATCGTTACCGCGAAGTGTATGCCCGCGACCGCTGTCACCTTTTCCGGATCGACCGAAGCACCGGCGCGCTCCCCTTCGCCGGACCGGTGCTCAACGCGCGCCTGGACGCGGCCCCCGTGGAGGCGAAGAAGGTGGATCGGCTCTTCCCGAACGACGTCCGCCTTCTCGCCGCGTCGGTGGATCGGGAGTCCACCGCCCTCGGTGATTCGGTCCGGGTCGCCTGCTACTGGCGGAAGGAGGGGGAGACGGACGACCCGCTCCCCTACAAGATCTATCTGCGCATGGACCGCGTCTCGAAGGAGGGTGAGGGGAACATGAAACCCGCCCGCCTCTGGGAGCAAATCCGGACCGGCACGCACGACCGGACCCGGATCATGCGCAACCCGGGAAGCGGCGCCTATCCGATCTTCTCCTGGTCCGTCGGCGAGATCGTGGCGGACACCATCCGCGCCCGGGTACCGGGGAATCTGCGGGGAGGACGGTACGAGCTGCAGGTGCTGCTCCGCCGCGCCCCGTTCATTCAGGTGTATGAAATCGGGGATCTGCTGAGGGAACGCGACTCCTTTTCCGGCGTGCCTGTGGGGGAACTGACGCTGACGCGCCGTGAACGCGCCGCGGCGGCGCCCGCCGCGCCCCCCTCGGACCGATCCTCCGCAAAGAGCGAGAACGCAGGGGAGCGGATCGCCGCCCACGCGCCCGGACACCGTTGTACCGAGGCGGCGGCCGCTTCCTCTTCACACGAGGAGATTCATCGATGTCCATTCCCTTCGTCGATCTGAAGGCGCAATACGAGACCATCCGCGACGAGATCGCCGGAGCGATCCAGGAAATCCTGGACACGACCCGCTTCATCGGCGGCCCTCCGGTGGCGAATTTCGAGAAGGACTTCGCCGAGTACGTCGGCGCCCGTCACTGCGTCGGCGCCAGTTCGGGCACCTCGGCGCTCCACCTCGCCCTGATCGCCGCGGACGTGGGACCCGGCGACGAGGTGATCACCGTGCCGAACACCTTCATCGCCACCACCGAGGCGATCACCCAAGCCGGGGCGACGATTCGCTTCGTCGACGTGGACCCGGCCACCTACAACATGGACCCGAACCGCCTCGAGGACGCGATCACCGGCAAAACCCGCGCCGTGATGCCCGTCCACCTATACGGTCAGCCGGCGGACATGGGTCCGATCCTGGAGATCGCCGAGCGGCGCGGCCTGGTCGTGATCGGAGACGCCGCCCAAGCCCACGGCGCGCTCTATAAAGGGCGAAAGATCGGATCCCTGGGGCGTGCGGTCTGCTACAGCTTCTACCCCGGAAAGAACCTGGGCGCCTACGGCGACGGCGGGGCGTTGGTGACCGACGACGACGAACTCGCCCGCCGGGCGCGGCAATTGATGGACCACGGGCGCTCGGACAAGTACAATCACGAGGTCGAAGGGTACAACTACCGTCTCGACGCGATGCAGGCCGCCATCCTGCACGTCAAGCTCCGGCATCTGGAGGGGTGGCTCGAATCGCGCCGGCGCGCCGCGGACACCTATCGGCGGTTACTCGCCGACCTGCCCCTGCAACTCCCCCGCGAAGCGGAGGGCGTCCGTCACGTGTATCACCTTTTCATCGTCCTGCACGAGGAGCGGGACCGCCTGCGGGAGCGTCTGGGATCGAAGGGAATCGCCACCGGAATCCACTACCCGATCCCGCTGCACCTCCTGAAGGCTTACGAACGGCTCGGCCTCGGGCCGGGTTCCTTCCCGATCGCCGAGCGGGCGGCGGCGCAGGGGTTCACTCTGCCCATGTACGCGGAGCTGACCGACGAGATGATCGAAGAGACGGCGCAGGCGCTCCGGGAAGCGCTCGCCTAGAACCGAAACGGCGCGCCGGAAGGACGAAGGGATGGAGACGGAGCAAACCCGAACGTCGGAACGGAGGAGGGAGGCGCGGAATCGCACCCTCCTCCTGGTGGTCGTGGACGGAGCGGTGATCTTCGCCAGCTTCCTCGCCGCCTATTGGTTCCGTCTCCAGTCCGGGATCTTCATCTCCAACATTCCGATGCAGACCTTCCACATCATCGGGGCGCTGGCGGTCTGCGCGCTCTGGATCGTCATCTTCGGCGCACACGGCCTCTACCGCCGGGAGGTCTATCTCTCCGTCTTCGACCAGATGATCGGGATCTTCAACAGCGTGAACGTGGGGGTCCTGATCATCCTGGCCACCGCTTTCGTGACGAAGCAGAACTACTTCCTCGAGAGGCGCCTCATTCTGGCCCTCGCGTGGGCGCTCGTCATACTCTTGATGATCACGGTCCGCGTCTTCGTCATCCGGACGGCGCTGCTCCGCAACCTGCAACGGGACCCCTTCCGCGTGCGGATCGCGGTGGTCGGCGCCGGGGAATCGGGCCACCAGTTCGTGCGCCTGGTCCGGCACACCATGGCCCAGTCCTACGAGATCGTCGGTTTCGTCGACGACGACCCGGAGAAGCAGGGGCGCGTTCTCGAAACACTTCCCGTCCTGGGAACCGTGGCCGACCTGGACCGGATCGTGACCGAACACCGTGTGGAGCTGATCTTCGTGGCGGTGCAGACCCTCCACGAGGAGCCGATGATCGACCTGATCTCCCGCTGCATGCGCGCCGGCGTGCCGGTGAAGATGATCTCCGACCAGTTCCGCATGTTCGCCGCGGACACCAAGATCGAGAAGGTGGGGGGGATCCCCACGCTCGGCGTGAAGGAGAACCCGCTCCGGGGACCGGCGTACTTCCTGAAACGGCTCGCCGACCTCGCGACGGCGGTGGTGCTCATCGTGCTGCTCCTTCCGTTTTTCGGGATGATCGCGATGCTGATCAAATCCTTCTCACGCGGCCCCGTCCTCTTCCGGCAGGAGCGGGCCGGGCAGAACGGCGTGCCCTTCGCCTTCTACAAATTCCGCACCATGCGGGTCGATTCGGACGACAGCATTCACCGCGAGTACGCCACGAACTTCATCGCCGGCAAGGAAATGGACCTGAAGGACGAGACCCAGGGCGACCGACCTGTCTACAAAATGACAAAAGACCCGCGGGTGACTCCGATCGGTGCTATTCTCAGAAAGACGAGCCTGGACGAGTTGCCGCAGCTCTACAACGTGCTCCGCGGTGAAATGAGCTTGGTCGGGCCCAGGCCCCCGATCATGTATGAGCTGAAATACTATAAGGAGTGGCACAAGCGGCGTCTGGAGGCGAAGCCGGGGCTTACCGGACTTTGGCAGGTAAGCGGCCGCAGCGAAGTTCCTTTCAACGAGATGGTGCTGCTCGATCTGTACTACATCGACCATTGGTCCCTAAAGATGGACATGGAGATCCTGGCCCGGACGATCCCGGTCATCCTGTTCGGGAAAGGTGGCTACTGAGAGAGAGGAAAGCTATGCACAGAATCGCCGTCATCGGTGCCGGATACTGGGGCCCCAACTTCGTACGCATCTTCTCGCAGCTGCCCAACTCGGAGGTCGCTTACGTCTGCGACAAGCGCGCCGAGCGACTCGCTCAGATGAAGCTGCTCTACCCGCTGGTGAACACCACCTCCCGCCTGGAAGACGTGCTGGAAGACGACGGCGTGGACGGCGTGGTCGTGGCCACCCCCGTCGCCACGCACCACAACGTGGCCAAGCAAGTGCTCGAGGCGGGGAAACACGTTCTGGTGGAGAAGCCGCTCTGCCTCTCCACCAATGACGCGGACGATCTGATCGCCACGTCGAAGAAGAGCGGCACCGTGCTCATGGTGGGCCACACCTTCCTCTTCACGGCGGCGGTGAACAAGGTCAAGGATCTTCTCCGGGACGGCGAGCTGGGGGACATCCACTACATCGCCTCGAACCGGCTCAACCTGGGCATCTTCCAGGAAGACATGAACGTCATCTGGGACCTGGCGCCCCACGACATCTCGATTCTTCACTATGTCCTCGAGAGGGATCCGATCGAGGTGAGCGCCCACGGGCAATCCTTCATTCGCAAACCGATTGAGGACGTGGCCTTCGTCACGCTCCGTTTTCCCGGCGACGTGGTGGCCCATCTGCACGTCAGCTGGCTCGACCCGTGCAAGATTCGGAGGACCACCTTCGTGGGGAGCAAGAAGATGGTGGTCTACGACGACATCGAGACCCTCGAGAAAATTCGTATTTACGACAAAGGCGTCGACGTCCAACCCCACTACGACACCTTCGGGGAGTTTCATCTCGCCTACCGCTTCGGCGATATCTTTACGCCCAAGCTGGTGGACCAAGAACCGCTCAAGGCGGAGGCGAAGCACTTCCTCGACGGGATCGATCAGGGGAAGGTGACCCGGGGCACCGCCGCGGAGGGGCGGTTGGTGGTCCGCGTCCTCGAGGCGGCATCGGAGTCGCTCGAGAAGAACGGCGCGTTCATCCCCCTGGCCTGACGGAGATGCGGGGAGGACGAATTCTCTACGTCGACACCGGGAAGGCCTTCGGCGGGGCGGAGCGCGTGACGCTCTCCCTCGCCGGGGCTTTTTCCGCGTCCGGCGCGGATGTCCTCTGCGTCGTCGACCCGGGGGCGGCCTCCTTTCGGAACAGCCTTCTCGACGCCGGCGTTCGCGTTTCGGCGGTCGCCGAGGCGTCCTCTCGATCCCTCGCCGCGCCTCTGGAGGAGGAGGTCCGGCGCTTCCGCCCCGATTGGGTGCACATCCATAGAACCTGGCCTCTCTCGGACAGGCACGCCGCCGCCGC from the Candidatus Eisenbacteria bacterium genome contains:
- a CDS encoding DegT/DnrJ/EryC1/StrS family aminotransferase; translation: MSIPFVDLKAQYETIRDEIAGAIQEILDTTRFIGGPPVANFEKDFAEYVGARHCVGASSGTSALHLALIAADVGPGDEVITVPNTFIATTEAITQAGATIRFVDVDPATYNMDPNRLEDAITGKTRAVMPVHLYGQPADMGPILEIAERRGLVVIGDAAQAHGALYKGRKIGSLGRAVCYSFYPGKNLGAYGDGGALVTDDDELARRARQLMDHGRSDKYNHEVEGYNYRLDAMQAAILHVKLRHLEGWLESRRRAADTYRRLLADLPLQLPREAEGVRHVYHLFIVLHEERDRLRERLGSKGIATGIHYPIPLHLLKAYERLGLGPGSFPIAERAAAQGFTLPMYAELTDEMIEETAQALREALA
- a CDS encoding sugar transferase, with the protein product METEQTRTSERRREARNRTLLLVVVDGAVIFASFLAAYWFRLQSGIFISNIPMQTFHIIGALAVCALWIVIFGAHGLYRREVYLSVFDQMIGIFNSVNVGVLIILATAFVTKQNYFLERRLILALAWALVILLMITVRVFVIRTALLRNLQRDPFRVRIAVVGAGESGHQFVRLVRHTMAQSYEIVGFVDDDPEKQGRVLETLPVLGTVADLDRIVTEHRVELIFVAVQTLHEEPMIDLISRCMRAGVPVKMISDQFRMFAADTKIEKVGGIPTLGVKENPLRGPAYFLKRLADLATAVVLIVLLLPFFGMIAMLIKSFSRGPVLFRQERAGQNGVPFAFYKFRTMRVDSDDSIHREYATNFIAGKEMDLKDETQGDRPVYKMTKDPRVTPIGAILRKTSLDELPQLYNVLRGEMSLVGPRPPIMYELKYYKEWHKRRLEAKPGLTGLWQVSGRSEVPFNEMVLLDLYYIDHWSLKMDMEILARTIPVILFGKGGY
- a CDS encoding Gfo/Idh/MocA family oxidoreductase, encoding MHRIAVIGAGYWGPNFVRIFSQLPNSEVAYVCDKRAERLAQMKLLYPLVNTTSRLEDVLEDDGVDGVVVATPVATHHNVAKQVLEAGKHVLVEKPLCLSTNDADDLIATSKKSGTVLMVGHTFLFTAAVNKVKDLLRDGELGDIHYIASNRLNLGIFQEDMNVIWDLAPHDISILHYVLERDPIEVSAHGQSFIRKPIEDVAFVTLRFPGDVVAHLHVSWLDPCKIRRTTFVGSKKMVVYDDIETLEKIRIYDKGVDVQPHYDTFGEFHLAYRFGDIFTPKLVDQEPLKAEAKHFLDGIDQGKVTRGTAAEGRLVVRVLEAASESLEKNGAFIPLA